The sequence below is a genomic window from Ignavibacteriales bacterium.
TATTTTAGCCAATCAATTTGGTAATGAGAGCGAAGAAGTACTTATTATGCGATCCAGGTCTGATCCAGAATTAATGGTGCGTTTGCGTTGTCTAAAAAACTTAATTTCCATTAAGTACCCTGAAATAAAAAATCTTTTGTATGAAAGATTGCATGCAGAGCCTGAGCGTTCTGGTCGGTTATATATTGCCGATACACTTCTCACAGCCTTTGGTGAGCCCTTGGATTTGCAAACAGTTAAAACGTATTCTTCTATCGAACCAGATATTCAAATGAGACCACTGTTTGATTATTTAGTTAGTAGTTTTAAACCTCATAAGCCTTCAATCCCTACACATGAAATGATAGACAGTCTCAACTCATACACAGATCAGCTGTTTCAATTTAGCTGGATAAAAAACGAAGAGGATTACAAACACTATAAAGAAAAAACAAAAAACCTTCGGGAACTGTTTGAGCAAAATAAAACAGACGAATTATGTTCAAACCTGAATTGGATTATTTCTCAAGCAGAATCACATTACGGAAGGGATGTACTTACAAAAGAAGGTTATAAGTTTTTATTTTATTACACGGGTTACATAAAAGAAAAAATTGAAACTGAATTTGATTGTCACAACTAAAGGGTAATTAAAATGAAAAAATATTTATTACTGGTTTTAATATGCCTTGCATTTCAATACTCAACTGCACAGATAAATGAACTTCCATTAGAACAGTTTTTAGACGGGGGTGAATCTCAAAAGATTAAAACTTTAAAGGATATTACTGATAATAATTTAACAGAATATATTCCTGCTATAGAGGAAAGAGTATTCTCCCAGGAAACATTGTTTTTACAATGGTTATTTCTGGAAGCTCTTCAAATTCTTGATTCCCCAAATGCAAAGGAACTGATCAACCACTTCATTGATCAGGTTGACGGGTTTAAATCAACCCGTATTGAAGATCCGCTTGAGTATAAAGCATTTGCAGCGATACTTCTTCTTGAACCAAATATTCAGGATTACTCCCGGTCTGAACTTATAATCGAATATTTTGAGAATACTACTGCAAATTATAATGCGAGAATTTTCACAAAGCTTAATGATGTTTATCAGAATGTTCCGAATCTTGATCAGCGGATTATTACTATTCTATTGAATTCTTTCAACTCTGGTGGAGACCCATTAAGTCACTATTCATTAATTATGTTAAATGAATTCAACTATAGCGGGATCATTCAGATTTGTTTGAATAGTGGTATCAATTCTCAAGATGAATGGATAAGAAATTATTGCTATGCTATTCTCCAAGACAGGAATTACAGTGAATTAAAAGATTTGTTGAAGGACAATATGAGCACAGAATCTTCAGGAAGAATCAGATACCGTCACTTAGGTAACCTGGTAAAATCGTTTGGTCAGCCCTCAGATATCAAATTCTGTATAGAATATTTGCCTAATGAGCAAGACCTGGAAATAAAACAGATGATGGAGTTTTCTCTAAAAGATTTCATACCAACCAATCCAAATTTACCTATTCCCCAAATGATAGACAGCCTCAACTCATACACTGACCAGTTATATCAATATGGCTGGATAAAAAACGAAGATGATTACGAAAGCTATAAAGAAAAAACAAAAAACCTTCGCGAACTGTTTGAGCAAAAGAAAACAGACGAATTATGTTCAAACCTGAATTGGATTATTTCTCAGGCAGAATCACATCACGGAAGTGATTTATTAACTGAAGAAGGTTATAAGTTTTTGTTTTATTACACGGGTTACATAAAAGAAAAAATTGAAACTGAATTTGGCGTTTGCAAATAAACAGGATTAATTATGAAAACCATATTCATCTGTTTTCTGTTTTTCTATTCAGTAATGTTTAGCCAAGACTTACCTCTCAAAGGGAAGTTAGAGTCACGTAGTTGGGGTTTAAGATGGGCTGCATTAGAACAGATCTCAAGAGAAGGATTGACAGAATATATTCCACTCCTTGAAGAACAGGCGTTAGATCAACCGATCTATGATCTTCGATATTCTTTTCTAAAAACATTAGTTGATCTTCATTCTAAAAACGCACAGAAATTAATTGTTAGGTATATCTCAGAAATTGAAATTAAGATTCCTGAACCACCGTTTAATAATTTAGACATTAATGAAGCGAAAAATAAAGCTGCAATTCTTTTAATTGATCTTGGGGACTATTCGCAGGTCGATTTAATATTCAATTATTTATCTAATGAACCTGTTTCTACATCAACCTCAGGTTTCGTTTCGTTACTAATATGGATCTATAACAAAGTCCCCGAAAAGAGACCTCAGGTAATAAGTCATTTACTTAATCATTTTAACTCTGAAAAATGTTCGAGTTTGACAAGAACTACTATTCTGAGATTTTTTGATTCTATTAATTATGAAGATATAGTTGAACTCTCCCTTTCCGGTTTTGAAGATGAAAATGATGAGGAACTAAGAAATATTAGTGCCTGGATACTTTACGAGCGTAATATTCCTGAATTAAGAAAAATATTAATGGCACGGATTCCAATTGAACCAGCACCTTCCTCCAAAATCCATATGATTTCCCGGTTGATAACAATGGGAGAACCATCCGATATTAATTACGTAAAGAACTTTATACCAACAGAAAAAAGTGAAGATCATAAATTCATTCACGAGATAAATCTTTCGAAATTTATTCCTAAAAAACCAGAGTTCACTGTTGGAGAAATGATAGACAGTCTCAACTCATACACTGATCAGTTATATCAATTTGGCTGGATAAAAAACGAAGTCGATTACAAACTCTATAAAGAAAAAACAAAAAACCTTCGCGAACTGTTTGAGCAAAAGAAAACAGACGAATTATGTTCAAACCTGAATTGGATAATATCTCAGGCAGAATCACAGCACGGAAGTGATTTACTTACAGAAGAAGGTTATAAGTTTCTGTTTTATTACACCGGCTACATAAAAGAAAAAATTGAAACTGAATTTGGTACATGTAAATAGCACTATGTTTGAAACAAAAAAAATATTTCTATTTGTCTTCATTTTTTTTGAAATGATTTCAGCGCAATGCGATTTGAATGAACTAATTATTTTGGTTCAGGAAGGAACCTTATCGGAAAAGCTGGAAAGTTTACAAGCTATCCGAGAGTGTGGGTTAACAGAATCTTTTCAATTTCTGAATGAACGAATAGAAATTGAGGATGATTTGTTCGTGCAAACTATGATTTTAACAACTCTTTATTTTATGGAATGCCCCAACATTGAAGCTGTAGCAGTGAATTTTTTGGATGTTATTGATAATTCAAATTATTCAATACTTGAAGAAACGGATAGAGCGAAATTAATTGCATCGGCAATTCTGCTGGAAAGAAATAACTGTTCTTATACCCAAAACATTTTTGATTATTTGACTCAATATGATATTAGGAATGGATGGATTTTCTCTTCGCTGAAAGCAATGCTGGAAGTTTCACAATTCGAACAGGTCTCAAGAAATGAGCTTATAAGCATACTTCAATCATCACCATATTATCATTCACGGGTTAATGCACTAATGATTATGACAGAGAAATACGGTGATCAGCAAACGCTTAATGTGTACAAATCAAGTATGATTAATGACGATTCAATGGGGGTACGGTTGTATAGCCTCAAAGCGTTATGCAAATATGAGTATGGCACTTTAGATATAGAATTAAGATCACTAATAGAAACGGATCCATCCTGGTATTTACGCAGAGTTTTTGTTGATACATTACTAAGTAAATATGGACAACCAATAGACCTATACGCTGTTCAAAATCATATATTAGTGGAAGAAAATGAAACTGCCCTATGGTGGATGCAGAACTCCATTAATAATTTTATTCCTCATAATCCAAATTTAACTATTCCCCAAATGATGGACAGCCTCAACTCATACACTGACCAGTTATATCAATTTGGCTGGATAAAAAACGAAGTCGATTACAAACACTATAGAGAAAAAACAAAAAACCTTCGCGAACTGTTTGAGCAAAAGAAAACAGACGAATTATGTTCAAACCTGAATTGGATAATATCTCAGGCAGAATCACATCACAGAAGTGATGTACTTACAGAAGAAGGTTATAAGTTTCTGTTTTATTACACCGGCTACATAAAAGAAAAAATTGAAACTGAATTTGGTGATTGCAAATAAATGGTTCTAAAATATTATCCTTCTTTTAATGTAGGGATCGGTCACAGATCGCTCCCTACTTTCTAATTGCTTCCGATTTAATTATTTTTGCATCAACTCAAATGATATTAAAACAAGAAGGATTGGAGCTTGGATGGCTTTGTTACCTATAACCCTTTACGGTGATAAGATACTAAGAAAAAAAGGGCATCGTGTTAAGGAAATTGGTATCGATACGATAGCGTTAATTAAAAATATGTTTGATACTATGCGCAACGCTAACGGTATCGGGCTTGCTGCAAACCAGGTCGGTTCGGATAAATCAATTTTCGTTGTTGATGTTTCAGTCATTGAAGGTAATGAACATATCAAACCTATTGCACTTATCAATCCGGATATAAAATTCTATTCCGAAGAAAAAGTTTTTATTGAAGAAGGATGTTTAAGCATTCCCGAAGTCAGAGCGGATGTTGAACGACCAAGGATGATTAAGATAACTTACCAGGATACTGATCTTCAGACTCATACGGTTGAAGCAGATGGAATACTTGCAAGAGTTATGCAGCACGAGTATGATCACCTGCAGGGAATATTATTCACTGACAGAATTTCCGATGAAGTTAAAAAAGAACTAAAGAAAGAATTAACCCAGATTCGCAAACGGGAAATTGAAATAGATTATCCCGTAACTGAAGACCCCGAATATCAACTTAAATAAAGCAGCTCGCCGATGAATATTATTTTTATGGGCACTCCGGATTTTGCAATTCCTTCATTAAGTGCACTCGTTCAAAGTAAACATAAAGTTGTCGCTGTTGTAACAACGCCGGATAAGGAAAGAGGACGCGGACAGAAAGTATCTTTTACTCCAGTTAAAGAATTTGCAGTTAAAAACTCAATTCCAGTACTCCAGCCGGAAAAATTAAAAGATGAAAAGTTTATTTCTGATTTAAAATCTTTTAATGCTGACTTATTTGTTATAGTCGCGTTCAGAATATTACCAAGAGAAGTATTTACAATTCCTTCAAGAGGGAGTTTTAATCTGCACGGCTCTTTGCTTCCAAAATACAGGGGCGCAGCGCCGATACAATGGGCGCTTATAAAAGGTGAAAGTGAAACCGGACTAACAACGTTCATGCTCGCTGATAAAGTTGATACAGGAAATATTCTTCTCCAGGAAAAAATAGAAATACAATCTGAAGATAATTTCGAATCACTCCACGACAGGATGAGTCTTAAAGGCGCTGAATTAGTAATTAAAACTGTTGATAAAATTGATTCCGGAAATTTTGAATTAATAAAACAGGATGATTCACTCGCTACTCCTGCACCGAAGATCACGAAAGAAATTTGTTTGATTGACTGGAATAAGTCTGCGCAGGAAATTCATAATCTCATAAGAGGATTATCACCGCATCCTGCAGCTTTCTTCCATTCCAATAACAAAGTGATTAAGGTTTACAAAACAGAAATAGTCAGTGACAAAAATTTAAAACCTAACGAAATCTATCAATCAAAAACTGAACTGATTATCGGCTGCGGAAAAGATGCTTTACAAATCCTTGAAATACAGCAGGAAGGGAAGAAGCGAATGAGTGTTGAGGAATTTTTGAGAGGGTTTAGTTTTTTGAAATTATGAAATTCATTCCAAAGTTTCGATTATATCTTCTATTTGCGTCTTATTTGTTGGTAAATGATTAACAGCAATATCCCATATCATTTCGTAATCTATCCCAAAATATTCATGTGATATTTTATTTCTCATATAATACATTTCTTTCCATGGTACTTCTGGGTACATCGCGACTAAATTTTCGGGTAAATTTTTTGCTGCTTCACCAATTATTTCAAAGTTTCTGACAACTGCATCAATGGTTTTTTGATCATTCATAAAAGAGTTAAAATCCATCCCAGCGATATATTCCGAGATTCTTCTCATTGACTGCAGCATATCATCCAAATACATTTTATATATGCGATCGTCTTTCTTCAATGTCAGATATACTGGACTTGATTCAGAATAAATTTATTTAACGGGGCTTTTAACGCATTCTTAGTAACCAGGTCAATCTTTCTGCTAAAAACTTTTTCAAGAAATATTTCTAAAGTAAGTAACTTCCAGCCGATTGGTCTTTCCAATTCAACCAATAAGTCAATGTCACTCTCTGCATTAAAAGTTTCATCTGCAAAAGATCCGAACAACCCAATGTTTTTAACAGAATATTCTCTCTGCAATATTGGTTTAATTTCATTTAATTTTTTTAGAATCTCTGATTTCGTATTCATATTAGTCCATCGCAATATATTCCTGATTGAAATATAATACTTAATATGGTAGAATATATAACAAGTTTTTTTTTCTGAAAGAATCCAACTATCTATTCACCACAACAAACACTGGCGCCTGTTGGTATTTATAAGTTGTATCAGTCAATTGTTTTATTTCTTTTGTCTTCCAGTTCATCAGCATTATGTGATACTGTGATTCATCATTAGTACTATGATCATAAGCAAGCCAGTTGCCATCAGAACTCCAGTCGTGCCAGCCTTCATTATCAGTACTGTTTGTTAATTTCCATTGTTTGCTTCCGTCAGGAGAAACTGCGAAAATATTGTTCCGTCCATCCTGTTTGGAAATGTAGGTGATAAAATTTTCTGTCGGGTGCCATTTGGGCGGACCCGCTTTATATCCAAAATCTTTAGCTGAAATATTATCCTCAGGATATGTTGTTAAC
It includes:
- the def gene encoding peptide deformylase — its product is MALLPITLYGDKILRKKGHRVKEIGIDTIALIKNMFDTMRNANGIGLAANQVGSDKSIFVVDVSVIEGNEHIKPIALINPDIKFYSEEKVFIEEGCLSIPEVRADVERPRMIKITYQDTDLQTHTVEADGILARVMQHEYDHLQGILFTDRISDEVKKELKKELTQIRKREIEIDYPVTEDPEYQLK
- a CDS encoding methionyl-tRNA formyltransferase; translation: MNIIFMGTPDFAIPSLSALVQSKHKVVAVVTTPDKERGRGQKVSFTPVKEFAVKNSIPVLQPEKLKDEKFISDLKSFNADLFVIVAFRILPREVFTIPSRGSFNLHGSLLPKYRGAAPIQWALIKGESETGLTTFMLADKVDTGNILLQEKIEIQSEDNFESLHDRMSLKGAELVIKTVDKIDSGNFELIKQDDSLATPAPKITKEICLIDWNKSAQEIHNLIRGLSPHPAAFFHSNNKVIKVYKTEIVSDKNLKPNEIYQSKTELIIGCGKDALQILEIQQEGKKRMSVEEFLRGFSFLKL
- a CDS encoding DUF86 domain-containing protein is translated as MYLDDMLQSMRRISEYIAGMDFNSFMNDQKTIDAVVRNFEIIGEAAKNLPENLVAMYPEVPWKEMYYMRNKISHEYFGIDYEMIWDIAVNHLPTNKTQIEDIIETLE
- a CDS encoding nucleotidyltransferase family protein, giving the protein MNTKSEILKKLNEIKPILQREYSVKNIGLFGSFADETFNAESDIDLLVELERPIGWKLLTLEIFLEKVFSRKIDLVTKNALKAPLNKFILNQVQYI